One segment of Acropora muricata isolate sample 2 chromosome 8, ASM3666990v1, whole genome shotgun sequence DNA contains the following:
- the LOC136925803 gene encoding histamine H2 receptor-like, producing the protein MTSLPLATIVTSTFMITVSAVAVFGNFLVILAILWNRRLRTVCNILLLNLAVADLLQGAIAVPLRLVDQLNQTGRNKPLIPCLVVIPLTVFLFGASNFNLALISLDRYLALSRPFLYPTLTAPRRVASVIALSWLLIFIIAFLPIMGWGASNSANVTDICLYSTTLSKEYLFMLFSVVNLAVIIVLAFTNYFILKTARRQIRGIISVDPRRKRILGKPFTIVQVLANRIRPSTDSIATGTPTAMTVPIGTSEHKSTRIVSIIVGVFVILTLPITVIDTVSLLGCQGCIRVEVTKVTVVMAYANASVNVFLYAGFNTEMRNTWVAIYKKIKEAVYRCLLEKVSRNSKSVPSRAEVQLE; encoded by the coding sequence atgacctcACTTCCACTTGCAACTATTGTGACCTCTACTTTTATGATAACAGTCTCCGCGGTGGCagtttttggtaatttcttagtcattttggcgattttgtggAACAGAAGGCTTCGAACAGTTTGTAATATTCTCTTACTCAACCTGGCCGTCGCTGACTTGCTCCAAGGAGCAATTGCTGTGCCTCTTCGTCTTGTTGATCAGCTCAATCAAACAGGGCGGAACAAACCTCTGATTCCATGTCTCGTCGTCATTCCCCTcactgttttcctttttggtgCTTCTAACTTCAACTTGGCTCTAATAAGTCTTGATCGATACTTGGCGCTGAGTCGGCCATTTCTGTACCCCACCCTTACTGCACCTCGGAGAGTGGCTTCTGTTATCGCTCTGTCTTGGCTGTTGATTTTCATTATCGCGTTTCTACCAATAATGGGCTGGGGAGCATCTAACAGCGCAAATGTTACTGATATCTGCTTGTACTCCACAACTCTCAGCAAGGAGTATTTGTTTATGCTATTTTCTGTCGTCAATTTGGCCGTCATCATCGTCCTTGCATTCACCAATTATTTTATCCTCAAAACTGCAAGAAGACAGATTCGAGGGATCATCAGTGTCGACCCGCGACGAAAAAGAATTTTGGGGAAGCCATTTACAATAGTGCAAGTTCTTGCCAACCGAATCCGTCCGTCTACTGACTCCATCGCGACCGGTACCCCAACAGCAATGACGGTGCCCATCGGAACCTCAGAGCACAAAAGCACGAGAATCGTATCAATTATCGTTGGTGTTTTCGTGATACTGACACTTCCAATCACAGTAATTGACACTGTTAGTTTGTTGGGTTGTCAAGGATGCATCAGAGTAGAGGTGACCAAGGTAACCGTAGTTATGGCGTACGCCAACGCTTCCGTCAACGTGTTTTTATACGCCGGCTTCAATACAGAAATGAGGAATACTTGGGTAGctatttacaaaaagataaaagaagcTGTATATCGATGTCTGCTTGAAAAAGTCTCAAGAAACTCAAAAAGTGTTCCCTCCCGTGCTGAAGTGCAACTTGAATAA